The Dasypus novemcinctus isolate mDasNov1 chromosome 12, mDasNov1.1.hap2, whole genome shotgun sequence genome includes a window with the following:
- the LOC101429724 gene encoding olfactory receptor 6C4-like: protein MRNQTSVVEFILLGLTNDVELQAVLFFFLLLMYVLSVLGNLTIITLTLLDYRLQTPMYFFLRNLSLLEVSFTSVCVPQMLVNIGTGDKTISFAGCFTQYFFAILLGATEFYLLAAMSYDRYVAICRPLHYTAVMSRRLCIQLVLCCWFSGFLVVIVPHVMTLQLPFCASNVINHYCCDYTILLHLACSDTRFIEVIEFALAVVTLIFTLALVILSYTFIIRTILRIPSAQQRKKAFSTCSSHMIVVSLSYGSCIFMYVNPSVKDAATFNKGVAVLNTSVAPLLNPFIYTLRNKQVKIAFKDVVEKMINIVFYQPELFVS, encoded by the exons ATGAGGAATCAAACATCAGTGGTAGAATTCATTCTTCTTGGCTTGACAAATGACGTGGAACTTCAagctgtacttttcttttttctgctacTAATGTATGTCTTAAGTGTCTTGGGAAACTTGACCATCATCACTCTGACTCTGCTGGATTATCGCCTCCAGACTCCTATGTACTTTTTCCTCCGAAATTTATCGCTTTTGGAAGTTTCCTTCACCTCCGTTTGTGTTCCCCAAATGCTAGTCAATATTGGAACCGGAGACAAGACGATTTCATTTGCTGGCTGCTTCACTCAGTATTTTTTCGCCATCCTTCTGGGCGCAACTGAATTTTACCTTTTagctgccatgtcctatgatcgcTACGTTGCTATCTGCAGACCCCTGCATTACACAGCTGTGATGAGCAGGAGACTCTGCATTCAACTTGTCCTGTGTTGCTGGTTCTCTGGTTTCTTAGTTGTCATTGTGCCACATGTGATGACTCTCCAGCTGCCTTTCTGTGCCTCCAACGTCATCAACCATTATTGCTGTGACTACACCATATTGCTACACTTAGCCTGTTCAGACACGCGTTTCATAGAAGTGATTGAATTTGCTCTTGCTGTGGTCACACTCATCTTCACCTTAGCACTAGTCATTCTTTCCTACACGTTCATTATCAGGACAATTCTGAGAATCCCCTCAGCACAACAGAGGAAAAAAGCTTTTTCGACTTGTTCCTCTCACATGATCGTGGTCTCACTTTCTTATGGAAGCTGCATCTTTATGTACGTAAACCCTTCTGTTAAGGATGCAGCGACATTTAATAAGGGAGTGGCTGTGCTCAATACCTCAGTTGCCCCTCTTTTGAACCCCTTCATCTATACCCTAAGGAATAAGCAAGTCAAGATAGCTTTCAAAGATGTGGTTG AAAAGATGATTAACATTGTGTTCTATCAACCTGAACTTTTTGTTAGCTAG